In the Candidatus Latescibacter sp. genome, CCCCCTAAATCCCCCAAAGGGGGACTTAAAAGACTGCAATACAAGGCTTAAATGGTTTTTTTAAAAAAGTTACACCTTCACATTTTCTTCTTTACCGCGAAAAGTCCCCCTTCGGGGGATTTAGGGGGCTGCACTCAAAAATTAATAATAAGTATTTGTTTAATAAAGAGTTAGGAAAATATCATAGCAAGTTTGTGAATAATCCGGGTTAAAAATCATGACAGAAAAAATCGTCTCCCCCGAACCAAAACAACCTGGTAAATAATAATAAATCGGGTGCGTGAAATGCTATCTTTTTCTCCGTCCGCGATATTCGGGAGATGGGGAATGGGGGTGAGGGAACTGTATTTGGTTTAACAGCGTATAATAGCGAGTAAATCAAAACAAGTTCCGGGAGAGCCGGGAAGCATCACCTGCCTGGTTCCCCGTCCGCAGAATATATGAGAATTTTCTCGCAAAATTCGCTACTCAAAGCGTATTCCAAAACGTCTTTTCGTAACGCGGCGCATATCTCGGGTATGAATTTCCTTGATTCCCGGATTGATAAAGACTATATTTTCACCTTTGCTATTCATAACCTCATGAATGCTTGAAACTTAGAATAGCATTATTCGCACGGGGCGGTATGTGAACGAAAAAACTATAGAAATTCTCATCCAGCTTCTAGGACATATAAAAGAGAATGACCTCGATGTCGAAAGCCTGAGTGAGTTTTCAGAAAGTCTGATCATTCGGGGCTACAACGAACGCGAGGTGGCTGAAGCTCTCAGCTGGTTGTTTGATAAACTTAATTTCCTGACGGTGAAATCCACCGAAATAGCCGAACAAAAACAGGAATCCGTCCGCATCCTTCATGATTACGAGCGCTTGAAAATTTCTCCCGAAGTGTATGGCTACCTGCTGAAATTAAAAGCCCTGTCCGTTATCAACGGTTCACAGATGGAGAAAGTGCTCGATTACTGCATGCTCCTGGGTGCGGATACTCTGGAGGAATCCGAAATTGATGAAATCGTGGCTTCCATCCTGTTCGATGATCACTGATGAGCGAATGAGGAGACTATCAATATAATGGGGAAATTTTTAGTAATCGTTGAATCTCCAGTAAAAGCGAAAACCATCAATAAATTTCTCGGTCATGACTACATTGTCAAACCCACCGGTGGGCATGTTATCGATCTCCCCCCTAAGGAGTTCGGTATTGATATCGAGCGTGGTTTCGAACCGAAATATGATGTGATCAAGGGGAAGACGAGGGTGCTCCAGGACCTGAAAAAAACCGCCAGTGAAGTTGATACCGTTCTGCTCGCCACCGACCCGGACCGTGAGGGAGAAGCTATCGCCTGGCATGTGGCGAACTGGGTGGTGAGAAAAGGACAGCCTTACTACCGGGTGCTGATAAACCAGATCACTCGCGATGCGGTAATTCGGGCTGTAGAAAACAAGGGCGAGCTTGACCTGAAAAAAGTGAACGCCCAGCAGGCTCGCCGAGTCCTTGACCGCCTCGTAGGATATAAAGTCAGCCCGGTTCTCTGGAAAACCCTGTATTCCGGGCTTTCAGCCGGGAGGGTGCAATCGGTGGCGCTTCGGCTGATTGTGGAGCGTGACGCTGAAATTGAGGCTTTTACGCCCGTAGAGTACTGGGATATAAAAGCCC is a window encoding:
- a CDS encoding DUF494 family protein — protein: MNEKTIEILIQLLGHIKENDLDVESLSEFSESLIIRGYNEREVAEALSWLFDKLNFLTVKSTEIAEQKQESVRILHDYERLKISPEVYGYLLKLKALSVINGSQMEKVLDYCMLLGADTLEESEIDEIVASILFDDH